From one Synechocystis sp. PCC 6803 substr. PCC-P genomic stretch:
- a CDS encoding Mrp/NBP35 family ATP-binding protein, with protein MLTTDAVLTVLRPVQDPELQKSLVELNMIRDVAIAGGTVSFTLVLTTPACPLREFIVEDCEKAVKTLPGVEKVEVKVTAETPQQKSLPDRQSVGQVKNIIAISSGKGGVGKSTVAVNVAVALAQTGAAVGLLDADIYGPNAPTMLGLSGAAVQVQNSPQGEVLEPVFNHGIKMVSMGFLIDPDQPVIWRGPMLNGIIRQFLYQVNWGALDYLIVDMPPGTGDAQLTLTQSVPMAGAVIVTTPQTVSLLDARRGLKMFQQMGVNVLGIVENMSYFIPPDLPDRQYDLFGSGGGEKASKELNVPLLGCVPLEIGLREGGDKGVPIVVSQPESASAKALTAIAKQIAGKVSMAALV; from the coding sequence ATGCTAACCACCGATGCCGTTTTAACTGTACTCCGTCCCGTTCAAGACCCCGAACTACAAAAAAGCTTAGTGGAACTGAACATGATCCGGGATGTGGCGATCGCCGGGGGCACTGTTAGTTTCACCCTGGTGTTGACCACACCGGCCTGTCCTTTGCGGGAATTCATTGTGGAGGATTGCGAAAAGGCGGTGAAAACTTTGCCGGGGGTGGAAAAGGTGGAAGTAAAGGTGACGGCGGAAACCCCCCAGCAAAAATCCTTGCCCGATCGCCAATCGGTGGGACAAGTGAAAAATATCATTGCCATCTCCAGCGGCAAAGGGGGAGTGGGGAAAAGCACTGTGGCGGTGAATGTGGCCGTGGCCCTGGCCCAAACTGGAGCGGCGGTGGGACTATTGGATGCAGACATTTATGGTCCCAATGCCCCCACCATGTTAGGTCTAAGCGGTGCGGCGGTACAGGTGCAAAATAGCCCCCAGGGGGAAGTGCTGGAGCCAGTGTTTAACCATGGCATCAAAATGGTTTCCATGGGCTTTTTAATTGATCCAGACCAACCAGTAATTTGGCGGGGCCCCATGTTGAACGGCATTATCCGTCAGTTCCTCTACCAAGTTAATTGGGGAGCCTTGGATTACCTGATCGTGGATATGCCCCCCGGTACCGGCGATGCCCAGCTTACCCTAACTCAATCGGTGCCCATGGCCGGTGCAGTCATTGTCACCACCCCCCAAACTGTCTCTTTGTTGGATGCCCGCCGGGGTTTGAAAATGTTCCAACAAATGGGGGTAAACGTGTTGGGCATTGTGGAAAATATGAGCTACTTTATTCCTCCGGATCTGCCGGATCGCCAATATGATCTCTTCGGTTCCGGCGGCGGCGAAAAAGCTTCCAAGGAATTGAATGTACCCCTATTGGGCTGTGTCCCGTTGGAAATTGGCCTACGGGAGGGGGGAGACAAAGGCGTTCCCATTGTGGTTTCCCAGCCCGAATCAGCCTCGGCCAAAGCCCTCACGGCGATCGCCAAACAAATTGCCGGCAAGGTTTCCATGGCAGCCCTGGTTTAG